A genomic segment from Halobacteriovorax sp. DA5 encodes:
- a CDS encoding efflux RND transporter periplasmic adaptor subunit — protein sequence MNKLLKIITFTTLLGFVACSAKEETSTHSESKVKTYYTCSMHPQIKEDKPGKCPICHMNLTKVEVEDDHDHSAMTQNEPQKDLWRCKDFPDVTSEKEDVCPMDGSPMVKVNTQKENASKVVASVKLRKSQLKHFNPSYFPVTTMKMTKKIRLLGQVLQSEEKESNIPARIDGRVEKVYVKSTGSFVKTGDPVVDIYSPKLISAGEEYILARKTYLKNKGREFRDLYLQSQERLELWGIKKEQYEAWAKSGAVPNKITIYSPATGIVQKRSATVGTYFKEGQNFFELSNLSDVWVELDVYEQDSALVQLGQTVELEFIAIPGKTTKGEVDFISPVLDQQSRTLKVRATIQNEEGKLKPGMVANAQITFELEGMPLVIPRSAVIDTGKRKVAWVKVSDKEFKSVVIKTGHESEGYVEVKEGLKDGDQVVIEGNFLLDAQAQLFGGYEDMSTSDPHQGHTND from the coding sequence ATGAATAAATTACTTAAAATTATTACTTTCACAACACTTTTAGGATTTGTTGCTTGTTCGGCGAAAGAGGAAACTAGTACACATAGTGAATCTAAGGTTAAAACTTATTATACATGCTCAATGCACCCACAGATTAAGGAAGATAAGCCTGGAAAGTGTCCAATCTGTCATATGAACTTAACTAAAGTTGAAGTTGAAGATGATCATGACCATTCTGCCATGACACAAAATGAACCACAAAAGGATCTTTGGCGTTGTAAGGACTTTCCAGATGTAACAAGTGAGAAAGAAGATGTCTGTCCAATGGATGGGTCTCCAATGGTTAAAGTTAATACACAAAAAGAGAATGCTTCTAAAGTTGTTGCTAGTGTGAAACTTAGAAAGTCTCAACTAAAACATTTTAATCCATCTTACTTTCCTGTAACGACAATGAAGATGACTAAGAAAATTAGACTTCTAGGTCAAGTACTCCAATCAGAAGAAAAGGAAAGTAATATACCGGCAAGAATCGATGGCCGTGTTGAGAAAGTATATGTGAAATCAACAGGAAGTTTTGTTAAAACAGGTGATCCAGTTGTTGATATTTACAGTCCAAAATTAATTTCAGCAGGAGAAGAATACATTCTAGCTCGAAAGACATACTTAAAGAATAAAGGACGTGAGTTCCGTGATCTTTATTTACAAAGTCAGGAAAGACTTGAGCTGTGGGGGATAAAAAAAGAACAATATGAAGCATGGGCAAAGTCTGGTGCTGTTCCGAATAAGATCACAATCTATTCGCCTGCTACAGGAATTGTACAAAAAAGAAGTGCTACAGTTGGTACATATTTTAAAGAAGGACAAAACTTCTTTGAACTTTCAAACCTAAGTGATGTTTGGGTCGAACTCGATGTCTATGAGCAGGATTCTGCCCTAGTACAATTAGGTCAAACTGTTGAATTAGAATTTATTGCAATCCCTGGAAAGACGACAAAGGGTGAGGTGGATTTTATTAGCCCTGTTCTTGATCAACAGTCTCGAACATTAAAGGTTCGCGCTACGATTCAAAATGAGGAAGGGAAACTAAAGCCTGGAATGGTTGCAAATGCTCAAATTACTTTTGAATTAGAGGGAATGCCTCTCGTAATTCCACGATCTGCTGTTATTGATACTGGAAAGAGAAAAGTTGCATGGGTAAAGGTTAGTGATAAAGAGTTTAAGTCAGTCGTTATTAAAACGGGGCATGAGTCAGAAGGCTATGTTGAGGTTAAAGAGGGACTTAAAGATGGGGATCAAGTTGTTATCGAAGGAAACTTTCTTCTTGATGCTCAAGCACAACTTTTTGGTGGATATGAGGATATGAGTACATCTGATCCTCATCAAGGGCATACTAATGATTAA
- a CDS encoding TolC family protein, with product MFKSALIICISTSTMAFSFKQAVGELANHNSVEAIKGSAKSLVESSKQKSSWGDPMFKVAAKNFPVETLDYNQTPMTGLELGISQKIALSNKYGKASESMNAQARAMNFSALDYEQALVKALWGNVIGNRKIESELFILKENIAWINNILKVSKKLYSNGRITQQALLDIQIRKSEIESELSNKTFELKQNKAQLKYLLGDRATSFDYKSVPWSLLDKSMKEDIKDNRLKALEEGKIAGEFAVEQANLAYIPDITVSLGYTFRSDEIDKNGDFVGAQITFPIPVSDDKSGGKGAAVANRYAAIKKLEDYKLKKNRDLNIIKDDIEKLKAELQIITKKSVNFAKNSRSITSKSYGRGNSSYVELLQSELRLQTILLKKVMLEAQLATSKVDYKYTLGESLYE from the coding sequence ATGTTTAAGTCTGCTTTAATCATTTGTATTTCTACTAGCACCATGGCCTTCAGCTTTAAGCAAGCCGTTGGAGAATTAGCTAATCACAATAGTGTTGAGGCCATTAAGGGAAGTGCTAAATCTCTTGTTGAGTCTTCAAAACAAAAAAGTTCTTGGGGAGACCCAATGTTTAAGGTTGCTGCCAAGAACTTTCCGGTGGAGACTCTCGATTACAACCAAACTCCAATGACTGGCCTAGAGCTAGGTATTTCTCAGAAGATTGCTCTTTCCAACAAGTACGGCAAAGCATCTGAAAGTATGAATGCTCAAGCAAGGGCCATGAATTTTTCTGCACTTGATTATGAGCAAGCACTTGTTAAGGCCCTATGGGGAAATGTTATTGGGAATCGTAAAATTGAAAGCGAGCTATTCATTTTAAAAGAAAACATAGCATGGATTAATAATATTCTGAAAGTAAGTAAGAAGCTCTATTCAAATGGACGCATTACTCAGCAAGCTCTACTTGATATTCAAATTAGAAAGTCAGAAATTGAAAGTGAACTAAGTAATAAGACTTTCGAATTAAAACAGAATAAGGCACAGCTCAAATACTTACTTGGAGATCGTGCTACTAGCTTTGATTACAAAAGTGTTCCTTGGAGTTTATTAGATAAGTCTATGAAAGAGGATATAAAAGATAATCGTCTTAAGGCCCTCGAAGAAGGAAAGATCGCAGGAGAGTTTGCTGTTGAACAAGCTAATCTTGCTTATATTCCAGATATTACAGTCTCTTTAGGTTATACATTTCGTTCAGATGAAATAGATAAGAATGGTGACTTCGTTGGAGCACAAATAACATTTCCTATTCCGGTTTCAGATGACAAAAGTGGTGGAAAAGGTGCAGCTGTTGCAAATCGTTATGCCGCAATCAAGAAATTGGAAGATTACAAGCTTAAGAAGAATCGTGATTTAAATATTATTAAAGATGATATTGAGAAATTAAAAGCGGAGTTACAAATTATTACTAAGAAGTCTGTAAACTTCGCTAAAAACTCGCGATCAATCACTTCAAAATCTTACGGTCGTGGCAATAGCTCATATGTAGAGCTTTTGCAGAGTGAATTGCGACTGCAAACAATTTTATTAAAAAAAGTCATGCTAGAAGCACAATTAGCAACTTCTAAAGTTGATTATAAATACACTCTTGGAGAGTCTCTCTATGAATAA
- a CDS encoding metal-sensitive transcriptional regulator produces the protein MSKHPDHKSTLTRVNRIEGQVRGIKNMIEDGKYCVDILTQIKSIRSALKGLEHVILESHLNSCVMKAIKSGSEKDSEEKISEIMELLKKSAKS, from the coding sequence ATGAGTAAGCACCCAGATCACAAATCAACATTAACAAGAGTTAATCGTATTGAAGGTCAAGTTCGTGGAATTAAGAATATGATTGAAGATGGTAAGTATTGTGTTGATATTCTTACTCAGATTAAATCCATAAGAAGTGCTCTAAAGGGGCTTGAACATGTGATTCTAGAATCACATTTGAATAGTTGTGTTATGAAGGCCATCAAATCAGGTTCTGAAAAGGATTCTGAAGAAAAAATCAGTGAGATCATGGAACTTCTAAAAAAATCAGCAAAGTCATAG
- a CDS encoding cation-translocating P-type ATPase — protein METQNSVNLKISGMSCASCAASIESEVSKIDGVKLSSVNYAIESGHFEFENKNVLDDIENKIVELGYTIQSEEEMLSESAPVKSIEKDNFHKFVIGMTLAIAVFMFEMGPLKGWPSKKANWYIQLVLTTPIWAWIGLKFQRSLLQFLKSGRSNMNTLIGLGTTAAFLYSVFITVFTNLSVELGLTTRVYFEAVGFITSFVFLGQYFEERAKKKTKEALNDLFKLSAKKATILKGDSFVEVAISEVQAGDTLRVRPGEKFAVDGKIIKGSSAIDESMISGEPLPVTKGEGEQVFAGTINGDHVIDYKATKVGSDTFLSQIIKFVEEAQSSKPNIQKYADKISGVFTPVVIVIAVVTFLAWYFYGGEPRWGNSISNFIAVLVIACPCALGLATPTAVVVSTGRASLKGLLIGGGEVIEKAVEIDTVIFDKTGTITFGRPSVIDSLYKEGEDEKQILAHLASIEQFSEHPLAKAVLNFAKEKGVNLNEPDGFEVIKGKGIIADIDDIEYQIGNESLLDDLRIKRDVDLESDKIGSFIFVARNKEHVATLIVGDEIKPSAKEAIDHFKSLGIETWMITGDNEIVAKSVSEEVGVDHFIARALPLGKASQIERLQKEGRKVAMIGDGINDAPALAKANLSMAMGTGTDVAISASDVTIVKGDIAKAVEFIELAKGTMKIIKQNLFLSMIYNTLLIPIAAGVLVIFGGPTMPPVLASVAMGLSSISVVSNSLRIRKLI, from the coding sequence GTGGAAACACAAAATAGTGTAAACTTAAAAATTTCAGGTATGAGCTGTGCAAGTTGTGCAGCTTCTATTGAAAGTGAAGTTTCAAAAATTGATGGAGTTAAACTTTCAAGTGTAAATTATGCAATTGAAAGTGGTCACTTTGAATTTGAGAATAAGAATGTCTTAGATGATATTGAAAATAAAATTGTTGAACTTGGTTATACAATTCAATCCGAAGAAGAGATGCTAAGTGAGTCAGCTCCTGTAAAATCAATTGAAAAGGATAATTTCCATAAGTTTGTGATTGGGATGACTCTTGCTATTGCGGTCTTTATGTTTGAGATGGGACCACTTAAAGGATGGCCAAGTAAAAAAGCTAATTGGTATATTCAGCTAGTTTTAACGACACCAATTTGGGCATGGATTGGTTTAAAATTCCAACGCTCACTTCTACAATTTCTAAAAAGTGGTCGCTCCAATATGAATACCCTTATTGGATTAGGGACAACAGCGGCTTTTCTTTATAGTGTGTTTATCACAGTATTTACAAATTTAAGTGTTGAACTAGGCTTAACAACTAGAGTCTATTTTGAAGCCGTTGGATTCATTACTTCATTTGTTTTCTTAGGACAGTACTTTGAAGAAAGAGCGAAGAAGAAAACGAAAGAGGCCCTTAATGATCTCTTTAAATTGTCAGCAAAAAAAGCGACGATCTTAAAAGGTGACTCATTTGTGGAAGTTGCTATCAGTGAAGTTCAGGCTGGGGATACTTTAAGAGTTCGTCCTGGTGAGAAATTTGCAGTTGATGGGAAGATCATTAAAGGTAGTAGTGCTATTGATGAATCGATGATTTCTGGAGAACCTCTACCTGTCACTAAAGGAGAGGGGGAGCAAGTCTTTGCTGGAACAATCAATGGTGATCATGTCATTGATTATAAAGCCACAAAAGTTGGTAGTGATACTTTCCTTTCTCAGATTATCAAGTTCGTTGAAGAGGCCCAGTCTTCTAAACCAAATATTCAAAAATATGCAGATAAAATTAGTGGAGTCTTCACTCCAGTGGTTATTGTTATAGCTGTTGTGACTTTTCTTGCTTGGTACTTCTATGGAGGAGAGCCAAGATGGGGGAATTCAATTTCTAATTTTATTGCAGTTCTTGTTATTGCCTGTCCTTGTGCTCTTGGACTCGCAACACCTACTGCTGTTGTTGTTTCAACTGGTCGAGCCTCTTTAAAAGGTCTCCTTATTGGTGGAGGAGAAGTGATTGAGAAGGCCGTTGAAATTGATACAGTGATCTTTGATAAAACAGGGACAATTACATTTGGACGCCCAAGTGTTATTGATTCACTTTATAAAGAAGGAGAGGATGAAAAACAAATTCTTGCTCACCTTGCTTCTATTGAGCAATTTTCAGAGCACCCTCTTGCAAAGGCCGTTTTAAATTTTGCAAAAGAAAAAGGTGTTAACTTAAATGAACCAGATGGTTTTGAAGTTATAAAAGGTAAGGGAATTATCGCTGATATCGACGATATCGAATACCAAATTGGAAACGAGTCGCTCTTAGATGATTTAAGAATCAAACGCGATGTTGATTTGGAATCGGATAAGATCGGAAGTTTCATCTTTGTTGCTCGAAATAAAGAACATGTTGCTACACTGATTGTAGGTGATGAGATTAAGCCTAGTGCGAAAGAGGCCATCGATCATTTCAAATCTCTTGGAATTGAGACTTGGATGATTACTGGTGATAACGAAATCGTTGCAAAAAGTGTTAGTGAAGAAGTGGGTGTTGATCACTTTATCGCTAGAGCACTGCCTCTTGGAAAAGCTTCTCAAATTGAGCGTCTACAAAAAGAAGGACGTAAGGTTGCTATGATTGGTGATGGAATTAACGATGCGCCAGCTCTCGCAAAGGCAAATCTTTCAATGGCAATGGGAACTGGAACTGATGTTGCTATTAGTGCATCAGATGTGACGATTGTTAAAGGTGATATAGCCAAGGCAGTTGAATTCATTGAACTTGCTAAAGGGACAATGAAGATCATCAAGCAAAATCTCTTCTTATCAATGATTTATAATACATTACTAATTCCAATTGCCGCTGGTGTGCTTGTTATCTTCGGTGGGCCGACAATGCCTCCAGTACTTGCAAGTGTTGCCATGGGACTAAGTAGTATTTCAGTTGTTTCAAATAGTTTAAGAATAAGGAAATTAATATGA
- a CDS encoding heavy-metal-associated domain-containing protein: MKTVKFVVSGIKCGGCVGKVEKQLKELTGVTNINVDIENQEVLVSGEQGFSNMQIKSMLGEIGFPVTSMKKLEA; encoded by the coding sequence GTGAAAACAGTTAAATTTGTTGTCAGTGGAATTAAGTGTGGGGGATGTGTAGGTAAGGTTGAAAAGCAACTAAAGGAGCTTACAGGAGTGACAAATATAAATGTTGATATCGAAAACCAGGAAGTTCTTGTTAGTGGAGAGCAAGGTTTTTCAAATATGCAAATCAAGTCAATGCTAGGGGAAATCGGATTTCCTGTAACAAGCATGAAAAAACTTGAGGCTTAG